One genomic segment of Acinetobacter sp. C26M includes these proteins:
- a CDS encoding CYTH and CHAD domain-containing protein gives MEIELKFQLPESKKKSVLQVLGKQKAQKIHLQAKYYDTADRLLAKNYVAIRLRQEGEHWVQTFKAASKNHLQRIEEDIYLGKCTEEPELDLSLYKNNQTVQSVLRDILGEVPANLLLQFQTDVQRTFHIFEFEGSQIEVCLDDGEIRTPTSQAKICEIEFELKQGSAQSLINFAKTWVDKYQLWLDVRSKAERGNLLAMGKTVSPASKAKSLNLEKNVSAEQAIKLIIENTLNHILPNAAAIADGVAEADHIHQARVGLRRLRSALKHFSNWSAQIDPAWEGQLADIFRALGQSRDNDAIQDSVIPLVKEVCDFDFPFPESTDNSVSQLLSHTKTTQLFLALFSFTYSEHESKSKLSKQVAKSLTKLYQKILNDAAQFSTLEVEQQHRTRKRVKQLRYCIDFIAGIYPEKNVQQFLNKLQPIQEYLGFYNDLFVAEQIFEQQAAEYPQFLFALGWVKAQQPHVAKKAAKKLQALSAQDTFWDEKQ, from the coding sequence ATGGAAATAGAGCTAAAATTTCAACTCCCTGAATCTAAGAAAAAAAGTGTGTTACAAGTTTTAGGCAAGCAAAAAGCACAAAAAATTCACCTTCAAGCCAAGTATTACGACACTGCCGACCGTTTACTGGCAAAGAATTATGTTGCGATCCGTCTGCGTCAAGAGGGTGAACATTGGGTGCAAACCTTTAAAGCTGCGAGTAAAAACCATTTACAACGCATCGAAGAAGATATTTATTTAGGCAAATGTACCGAAGAACCCGAGCTCGATTTATCCCTCTATAAAAACAATCAAACTGTTCAAAGCGTACTTCGTGATATTTTAGGTGAAGTACCTGCAAATTTATTACTACAGTTTCAAACTGACGTCCAACGTACCTTTCATATATTCGAGTTTGAAGGCTCACAAATTGAAGTTTGCTTGGACGATGGCGAAATCCGTACTCCAACCAGCCAAGCCAAAATCTGTGAAATCGAGTTTGAATTAAAGCAAGGCTCGGCTCAGTCCCTAATTAATTTTGCCAAAACTTGGGTAGATAAATATCAACTCTGGCTCGATGTGCGTAGTAAGGCTGAACGTGGCAATTTATTGGCTATGGGCAAAACGGTATCCCCCGCCAGCAAAGCGAAATCACTAAACCTAGAGAAAAATGTAAGTGCTGAACAAGCAATCAAACTGATTATCGAAAATACACTTAATCATATCTTACCCAATGCAGCCGCAATTGCTGATGGTGTGGCAGAGGCCGATCATATTCATCAAGCTCGTGTTGGTTTACGTCGTTTACGTTCTGCCCTAAAACATTTTTCTAACTGGTCTGCGCAAATTGATCCTGCTTGGGAAGGTCAGTTAGCAGATATTTTTAGAGCTTTGGGACAATCACGTGATAACGATGCGATTCAAGATTCCGTTATTCCGTTAGTAAAAGAAGTCTGTGATTTTGATTTTCCATTCCCAGAGAGTACTGACAATAGTGTTTCTCAGTTATTAAGCCACACTAAAACCACTCAGCTATTTTTAGCATTATTCAGCTTCACCTATAGTGAGCATGAGTCTAAATCTAAACTTTCCAAACAGGTAGCTAAAAGCCTAACTAAGCTTTACCAAAAGATTCTAAATGATGCAGCCCAGTTCTCAACTTTAGAAGTTGAGCAACAACATCGTACTCGTAAACGCGTTAAACAATTGCGTTATTGCATCGACTTTATTGCAGGGATTTATCCTGAAAAAAACGTTCAACAATTCTTAAATAAGTTACAGCCAATTCAGGAATATTTAGGCTTTTATAATGATCTGTTTGTTGCTGAGCAAATCTTCGAGCAACAAGCTGCTGAGTACCCACAATTTTTATTTGCTTTAGGTTGGGTCAAGGCACAGCAGCCACATGTGGCCAAGAAAGCAGCGAAAAAGTTACAAGCCTTATCTGCTCAGGATACTTTTTGGGATGAGAAGCAATAG
- a CDS encoding DUF3144 domain-containing protein: MSQKINATDVTDEEALNAVFFERADEFIKLANDFCRPPKGQKVQPEELRGQVSAAMLFATARFNTWVAANNFKDGNEMRDAKEQVMSYLLQQFQMMLEDNFDEYCEQFENYLRFRKNEDFHAHKHDH; encoded by the coding sequence ATGTCTCAAAAAATTAACGCCACCGATGTGACGGATGAAGAAGCTTTAAATGCGGTATTTTTTGAGCGTGCAGATGAATTTATTAAACTTGCCAATGATTTCTGCCGACCGCCAAAAGGTCAGAAAGTCCAGCCAGAAGAGTTACGTGGCCAAGTGAGTGCAGCCATGTTATTTGCTACTGCTCGCTTTAATACGTGGGTCGCAGCCAATAACTTTAAAGATGGCAATGAAATGCGTGATGCCAAAGAACAAGTCATGTCTTATCTCCTACAACAATTCCAAATGATGTTAGAAGATAATTTTGACGAATATTGTGAACAATTTGAAAACTACTTACGTTTCCGCAAGAACGAAGATTTTCATGCACATAAACACGATCATTAA
- a CDS encoding pitrilysin family protein: MLMRFKQLTLSLCLIGLSATSWSQTVLVKSEKNIEEYKLDNGFRVILAPNDKENKVYVNTVYLTGSLNDPKGKGGLAHLLEHLAFKGTQNVKGDEFQRRLDQYTLMTNASTDYYATKYLNIVRPEKNALNEILYLESERMDKLVLQEKFVPSEIEIVKREREIRMDQPFAVLMDQMWKAAYGNQYLGRLPIGDLPELKSIQLNELNQFYRTWYAPNNAVMVISGKFDKTEVLSKIDQYFSPIPARPVPAQVQVPVLDSSKIEQRQFTVQKGSDLAKFHVYMNGKNTPLQPTLALAPALYTMQPSGTLYKSMVETGISTAVQSTTWLDQDFNVVFMGAIYAPNHDAKKVDEALKTGVENSQPFTEAELQRIKNITQNAADTIANDAVALGSRLSDYAVSSHGQWDQYFKDLQAVQDLKLKDANKTLKDFLVSSHRISGDILPTPEDQKKAMTMKAEEKPKTLDQSDEKPEPLKDANVYKQEVTQFMAQSAQQLQKNEQKIQRGELKNGIRYALFPTPTRDDKTYATISLDFGDEKTLFGKGVTLDLASYLMLRGSEKHSLQEITDKAIAASGGASVSSNGNGFTIVVQAKKDKFEDFFNFIVDVLKQPKFSQTEFDLAKNQSLSVLDRPYTEPAVVSSMTLSKILEIYQPGDIRYHFEPELAKKQIGEVTQPQVKQFYDQFFVTDHAQIAVTGDFDAKKMQKTLQKAFGSWKAKQPFTKVTGQYTVYKAQKVHALSEQREFGSYQSVLALPVGSYHKDAPALIILSHVLGNSQLSSRLAQELREKNALVYGFGSGLDLDPDIDDGTLSITANYTSGRSAQVSQSVHKVLNELLSKGVNEQEVEAAKADIMKKRVTALEDERNIHGMLTGQLERNKTLLDREERDQELAKLTKEDVNAAIKKYIKLDQFVEVMADQYGQAQDLK; the protein is encoded by the coding sequence ATGTTAATGCGGTTTAAGCAGCTTACTCTCTCGCTTTGTTTGATTGGGTTGAGTGCGACGTCTTGGTCTCAGACAGTGCTCGTAAAAAGTGAAAAAAATATCGAAGAATATAAATTAGATAACGGTTTCAGAGTTATTCTTGCACCAAACGATAAAGAAAATAAAGTCTATGTAAATACGGTTTATTTGACAGGTTCGCTGAATGATCCGAAAGGTAAAGGCGGACTTGCGCATCTATTAGAACATTTGGCCTTTAAAGGCACTCAAAATGTGAAGGGTGACGAGTTTCAACGTCGTCTGGATCAATATACGTTGATGACCAATGCCAGCACAGATTATTACGCAACTAAATATCTAAATATTGTTCGTCCTGAAAAAAATGCACTCAATGAAATTCTGTACCTTGAATCAGAGCGTATGGATAAATTGGTGTTGCAAGAAAAATTTGTTCCTTCTGAAATTGAAATCGTAAAACGTGAACGAGAAATCCGTATGGATCAGCCGTTTGCTGTACTGATGGATCAAATGTGGAAAGCGGCTTATGGCAATCAATATTTAGGTCGTTTGCCGATTGGTGATTTACCTGAATTAAAGTCGATTCAACTCAATGAGTTAAACCAGTTCTATAGAACTTGGTATGCACCAAACAATGCAGTCATGGTGATTTCTGGTAAATTTGATAAGACCGAAGTATTGAGCAAGATTGATCAGTATTTTAGTCCAATTCCAGCACGTCCAGTACCCGCACAAGTTCAAGTCCCAGTTTTGGATTCAAGTAAAATTGAACAGCGTCAGTTTACGGTACAAAAGGGCAGTGATTTGGCTAAATTCCATGTCTATATGAATGGAAAAAATACCCCATTACAACCGACTTTAGCGCTTGCGCCAGCGTTATATACCATGCAGCCAAGTGGTACTTTGTATAAGAGTATGGTGGAGACGGGAATCAGTACGGCAGTGCAATCAACCACATGGTTAGATCAAGATTTTAACGTGGTCTTTATGGGCGCAATTTATGCTCCGAATCATGATGCGAAAAAGGTTGATGAAGCACTAAAAACAGGTGTTGAAAATAGCCAGCCATTTACTGAAGCTGAATTACAGCGCATTAAAAATATTACTCAAAATGCCGCAGATACCATTGCCAATGACGCTGTAGCCCTAGGCTCACGCCTGAGCGACTATGCAGTTTCATCACATGGTCAATGGGATCAATACTTTAAGGACTTACAAGCAGTTCAAGACTTAAAGCTTAAAGATGCGAATAAAACCTTAAAAGACTTTTTAGTCTCTTCACATCGTATTTCAGGCGATATTTTACCGACGCCAGAAGATCAAAAGAAAGCGATGACCATGAAAGCAGAAGAGAAGCCTAAAACTTTAGATCAAAGCGATGAAAAGCCTGAGCCATTAAAAGATGCAAATGTCTACAAGCAGGAAGTGACCCAGTTTATGGCACAGTCTGCTCAGCAATTGCAAAAAAATGAGCAGAAAATTCAACGTGGTGAGTTAAAGAATGGTATTCGCTATGCATTATTCCCAACGCCTACACGTGACGATAAAACCTATGCCACGATTAGCTTGGATTTTGGCGATGAAAAAACATTATTTGGTAAAGGGGTTACTTTAGATTTAGCCAGCTATTTAATGCTTCGTGGTTCTGAAAAGCATAGCTTGCAGGAAATTACCGATAAGGCAATTGCGGCTAGTGGTGGTGCATCGGTTAGTTCAAATGGCAATGGTTTTACCATTGTTGTTCAAGCGAAGAAAGACAAGTTTGAAGATTTCTTTAACTTTATTGTTGATGTCCTGAAACAGCCAAAATTCTCGCAAACAGAGTTTGATTTGGCAAAAAATCAAAGCCTGTCTGTATTGGATCGTCCATATACAGAACCTGCGGTTGTGTCATCGATGACCTTGTCTAAGATTTTGGAAATCTATCAACCAGGGGATATCCGTTATCACTTTGAACCAGAACTTGCCAAGAAACAGATTGGTGAAGTCACTCAGCCGCAAGTGAAACAATTCTATGATCAGTTCTTTGTGACAGACCATGCTCAAATTGCAGTGACGGGTGATTTTGATGCCAAGAAAATGCAGAAGACTTTGCAAAAAGCCTTTGGTTCTTGGAAAGCAAAGCAACCATTCACAAAAGTGACAGGGCAATATACGGTTTATAAAGCCCAGAAAGTTCATGCTTTATCGGAACAACGCGAGTTTGGCAGCTATCAAAGTGTTTTAGCCTTGCCCGTTGGTTCCTATCATAAAGATGCGCCAGCTTTGATTATTTTGAGCCATGTTTTAGGCAACTCACAACTTTCATCACGTTTGGCTCAAGAGTTACGTGAGAAAAATGCGCTAGTGTATGGATTTGGTAGTGGCTTAGATCTTGATCCCGATATTGATGATGGTACTTTAAGTATTACTGCAAACTATACATCTGGTCGTTCTGCACAAGTATCGCAATCTGTACATAAAGTCTTAAATGAGCTTTTAAGTAAAGGTGTGAACGAACAGGAAGTGGAAGCAGCGAAAGCAGATATCATGAAGAAGCGTGTGACTGCTTTAGAAGATGAACGCAATATTCATGGCATGTTGACAGGTCAGTTAGAACGCAACAAAACGCTATTGGATCGTGAAGAGCGCGATCAGGAGCTAGCGAAACTGACCAAAGAAGATGTCAATGCTGCAATTAAAAAATACATCAAACTAGACCAATTTGTAGAAGTCATGGCTGATCAATATGGTCAAGCACAAGACTTGAAGTAA
- a CDS encoding PhzF family phenazine biosynthesis protein — protein MKMYQVDAFTKELFKGNPAAVIVVDEWLDDSLMQNIAMENNVSETAFVKTIDETNYEIRWFSPLNEVAFCGHATLASAFVLFKDFSKAETIQFHVRDLGIFIVSQDADGKIKMNFPIRKPELVTDYPKELREGLTKPFKAVYRNVQAYIIEYETVQDVLDEQPDLEKLKQLGQVRTAITASQPDVAITARGEGKFDCVSRYFAPAIGIDEDPVTGSIHTAIVPLWAEKLNQTRLTAFQASKRGGVLECVIESEDRIEISGYAKLYMQAELTI, from the coding sequence ATGAAGATGTACCAAGTTGATGCTTTTACAAAAGAATTATTTAAAGGAAATCCTGCGGCTGTAATCGTCGTCGATGAATGGTTAGACGATAGTTTGATGCAGAATATCGCGATGGAAAATAATGTATCAGAGACTGCTTTTGTTAAAACCATTGATGAAACCAATTATGAGATTCGTTGGTTTTCTCCGCTCAATGAGGTTGCGTTTTGTGGGCATGCCACTTTAGCCAGTGCTTTTGTTTTATTTAAAGACTTTAGCAAGGCAGAAACGATCCAGTTCCATGTACGTGATCTGGGTATTTTTATTGTCAGCCAAGATGCTGATGGCAAAATTAAAATGAATTTTCCAATTCGTAAACCAGAGTTAGTTACTGATTATCCTAAAGAATTACGTGAAGGGCTGACCAAGCCGTTTAAAGCGGTTTATCGTAATGTGCAAGCCTATATTATTGAATATGAAACGGTGCAGGATGTATTGGATGAACAACCTGATCTAGAAAAACTAAAACAATTGGGACAAGTTCGTACCGCGATTACCGCTTCTCAGCCTGATGTTGCCATTACCGCCAGAGGTGAAGGGAAGTTTGATTGCGTTTCTCGTTATTTTGCGCCAGCAATTGGTATTGACGAAGATCCGGTAACAGGTTCAATTCATACCGCAATTGTCCCACTTTGGGCGGAAAAACTGAATCAGACTCGATTAACCGCCTTTCAGGCATCTAAACGTGGTGGAGTTTTAGAATGTGTGATTGAGTCTGAAGACCGCATTGAAATTTCAGGTTATGCCAAATTGTATATGCAAGCCGAACTGACAATCTGA
- a CDS encoding DJ-1/PfpI family protein translates to MRIPVNAVVFEDFETLDIMGPVELFGLLQEHYQVQFYSLNGGLVSNKHGVCIQTKSFSEIKTHAESILLVPGGIVTFELIKNQQFLDQLKTLAAQSKHVLTICTGSSLLAATSLLNGIKATSNKMAFEFVQKLNDQVLWQAQARWVIDGKFYTSSGVSAGMDMTLAFIHNTQGEKVAQLCAEEAEYIWNSNPNIDPFCKVKAG, encoded by the coding sequence ATGCGTATTCCTGTGAATGCTGTCGTATTTGAGGATTTTGAAACCCTCGACATTATGGGTCCTGTTGAATTGTTTGGCTTACTGCAAGAGCATTATCAAGTCCAGTTTTATAGCCTGAATGGTGGTCTAGTTTCTAATAAACATGGTGTTTGTATCCAGACCAAATCCTTTAGCGAAATCAAAACACATGCTGAAAGTATTTTGCTCGTTCCTGGTGGCATCGTGACTTTTGAATTAATCAAAAATCAGCAATTTCTTGATCAGCTCAAAACTTTAGCAGCTCAAAGCAAACATGTTCTGACGATTTGTACAGGCAGTTCATTACTTGCCGCGACAAGTCTTTTAAATGGTATTAAGGCAACATCGAATAAAATGGCATTTGAATTTGTACAAAAGCTCAACGATCAAGTGTTGTGGCAAGCTCAGGCTCGTTGGGTGATTGATGGGAAATTTTATACTTCATCAGGTGTCAGTGCGGGGATGGATATGACTCTTGCCTTTATACATAACACACAGGGTGAAAAAGTTGCTCAACTTTGTGCGGAAGAAGCCGAATATATCTGGAATAGTAATCCAAACATTGATCCCTTTTGTAAAGTAAAAGCAGGCTGA
- a CDS encoding DUF1427 family protein — MKIYVLSLAVGVLVGVLYYLVDVKAPAPPIVALLGLLGIVIGEQLVPFIRLYLS; from the coding sequence ATGAAGATTTATGTATTATCGCTCGCAGTTGGCGTATTGGTTGGTGTGCTGTATTACCTAGTCGATGTTAAAGCACCTGCACCACCCATTGTGGCATTACTGGGTTTATTGGGCATTGTGATTGGTGAACAATTAGTCCCTTTTATTCGGCTCTATCTTTCTTAA
- a CDS encoding pentapeptide repeat-containing protein, with translation MAERKYGAAAPKTTETITSLDCYGQVLSNQKYERTLFVDLDLSEAQSTGAVFNECTFRRARFNASVHQSSAFLNCTFYFCNFFDSKFTDCKLVGSMFSDCQFHHMRVEDSDWAFVGLPGADLEKASFLRTRLREADLTGARCHGSSLRDSDLSGAWLHRADFTECDLRGSDLSALDPKETQIKDAIINLDQTLMIAENLGFDVRID, from the coding sequence ATGGCGGAAAGAAAATATGGTGCGGCAGCACCGAAAACAACAGAAACCATTACCAGCTTGGATTGCTACGGACAAGTACTGAGCAATCAAAAATATGAGCGGACGCTATTTGTTGATTTAGATCTGTCAGAAGCCCAAAGCACAGGTGCGGTTTTTAATGAATGTACTTTTCGACGAGCACGTTTTAATGCTTCAGTTCATCAAAGTAGTGCATTTTTAAATTGTACTTTCTATTTTTGCAATTTCTTTGATAGTAAATTCACCGACTGCAAGTTGGTCGGCAGTATGTTTAGCGATTGTCAGTTCCACCATATGCGAGTTGAGGACAGTGATTGGGCTTTTGTTGGATTACCGGGCGCTGATTTAGAGAAAGCTTCTTTTTTGAGAACACGTTTAAGAGAAGCTGATCTGACGGGAGCACGTTGCCATGGAAGTTCGCTTCGAGATAGCGATCTCTCTGGTGCATGGCTACACCGCGCAGATTTTACCGAGTGTGATTTAAGAGGCAGTGATTTGAGTGCCTTAGACCCCAAAGAAACGCAGATTAAAGATGCGATTATTAACCTTGATCAAACGCTGATGATTGCTGAAAATCTAGGGTTTGATGTCAGAATTGATTGA
- the icd gene encoding NADP-dependent isocitrate dehydrogenase, whose product MGYQKIVVPADGDKITVNADLSLNVPNRPIIPFIEGDGIGVDITPAMKAVVDAAVLKAYGGKRSIEWMEVYCGEKADKIYGNYMPEETFDALREFIISIKGPLTTPVGGGIRSLNVALRQELDLYVCVRPVRWFEGVPSPVQHPELTDMIIFRENSEDIYAGIEWKADSPEAKKVIKFLQEEMGVTKIRFPKDCGIGIKPVSKEGTQRLVRKAIQFAIDNDKPSVTLVHKGNIMKYTEGAFKEWGYELAIERFGGQLLDGGPWVKIKNPRTGKDIIIKDVIADAFLQQILMRPADYSVIATLNLNGDYISDALAAEVGGIGIAPGANIGGAIAVYEATHGTAPKYAGQDKVNPGSIILSAEMMLRDMGWIEAADLIIQGVSGAISAKTVTYDFERLMPNATLLRCSEFGQAIIQHMED is encoded by the coding sequence ATGGGTTATCAGAAGATTGTGGTTCCTGCAGATGGAGACAAAATCACAGTAAATGCAGACCTGTCATTGAATGTTCCAAATCGTCCAATCATCCCTTTTATTGAAGGTGATGGTATTGGTGTGGATATTACACCAGCAATGAAGGCAGTAGTAGATGCCGCCGTGTTAAAAGCTTACGGTGGCAAACGTTCAATCGAATGGATGGAAGTCTACTGCGGCGAAAAAGCAGATAAAATCTATGGCAATTATATGCCAGAAGAAACTTTTGATGCTTTACGCGAGTTTATTATATCAATAAAAGGCCCATTGACTACACCTGTTGGTGGCGGTATTCGTTCTTTGAATGTTGCATTGCGCCAAGAACTCGATTTATATGTTTGTGTGCGTCCAGTACGTTGGTTTGAAGGTGTACCTTCACCTGTGCAACATCCAGAACTCACGGATATGATAATTTTCCGTGAGAACTCAGAAGATATCTATGCAGGGATCGAATGGAAGGCTGATTCTCCAGAAGCAAAGAAAGTCATTAAATTTTTGCAAGAAGAAATGGGTGTAACCAAAATCCGATTTCCTAAAGATTGTGGGATTGGGATTAAACCTGTTTCTAAAGAAGGGACCCAGCGTCTGGTGCGTAAAGCCATTCAGTTTGCGATTGATAATGACAAACCTTCTGTGACGCTAGTACACAAAGGCAACATTATGAAGTACACCGAAGGCGCGTTTAAAGAGTGGGGCTATGAACTCGCAATAGAACGTTTTGGTGGACAGTTGCTAGATGGTGGACCTTGGGTAAAAATTAAAAATCCAAGAACGGGTAAAGATATCATTATTAAAGATGTGATTGCCGATGCGTTCTTACAGCAAATTTTAATGCGTCCAGCCGATTATTCCGTGATTGCTACACTGAACTTAAATGGTGATTACATTTCTGATGCACTTGCAGCAGAAGTGGGCGGTATTGGGATTGCACCGGGCGCCAATATTGGCGGTGCAATAGCAGTTTATGAAGCAACACATGGCACTGCACCGAAGTATGCAGGGCAAGATAAGGTCAACCCGGGTTCGATTATTTTGTCTGCTGAAATGATGCTACGTGATATGGGCTGGATCGAAGCAGCTGATTTGATTATTCAGGGTGTTTCGGGGGCGATCTCGGCAAAAACAGTGACCTATGATTTTGAACGTTTAATGCCAAATGCAACTTTATTACGTTGTTCTGAATTTGGACAAGCCATAATCCAGCACATGGAAGATTAA
- a CDS encoding rRNA large subunit pseudouridine synthase E — MKVVVFNKPFDVLSQFREDEKHLTVSSFIKDPELRIAGRLDLDSEGLMFLTDHGGLNQFITHPDNKKYKTYLAQVDGDVTEEAIEKLQKGVELADGMTLPAKARKVEQPEWLWERNPPVRYRANIPTTWIELQICEGRNRQVRRMTAAVGFPTLRLIRTQIGSIDLVKLGLQPGEQLEIEPLLYPDFKDVPADKPYEGRSFARKSNNKPHFSRAKDKAREEKGEKPFKSKKKAGGGTTRIWQTDDADKPRRKTNGTTRPNTKAPRGRNRNGR, encoded by the coding sequence ATGAAAGTAGTCGTATTTAATAAACCTTTTGACGTTTTGTCACAGTTTCGCGAAGATGAAAAACATTTAACAGTTTCAAGTTTTATTAAAGATCCTGAACTTCGTATTGCAGGACGTTTAGATTTAGACTCTGAAGGTTTAATGTTTCTTACTGATCATGGTGGTTTAAATCAATTCATCACCCATCCTGATAATAAGAAATATAAAACTTATCTTGCTCAAGTTGATGGTGATGTCACAGAAGAAGCAATTGAAAAACTGCAAAAAGGTGTTGAACTTGCAGATGGTATGACTTTACCTGCCAAAGCACGTAAAGTTGAACAACCTGAATGGCTATGGGAACGTAACCCACCGGTACGTTATCGTGCCAATATTCCAACGACTTGGATCGAACTACAAATCTGCGAAGGTCGTAACCGTCAAGTACGTCGTATGACAGCGGCTGTGGGTTTTCCGACTTTACGTCTGATTCGCACTCAAATTGGTAGCATTGATCTTGTCAAACTGGGTTTACAGCCAGGTGAACAACTCGAAATCGAACCTTTGCTTTATCCAGACTTTAAAGACGTTCCAGCTGATAAGCCTTATGAAGGCCGTTCTTTCGCTAGAAAATCGAATAATAAACCGCATTTCTCTCGCGCCAAAGATAAAGCACGTGAAGAAAAAGGTGAAAAACCATTTAAAAGTAAGAAGAAAGCTGGCGGTGGTACAACCCGTATTTGGCAAACTGATGATGCAGATAAACCACGTCGTAAGACCAATGGTACAACACGTCCAAATACTAAAGCACCACGCGGTCGTAACCGTAATGGTCGTTAA